From a single Bacteroidales bacterium genomic region:
- a CDS encoding trypsin-like peptidase domain-containing protein: MYRKIWHNCSQSVAQLNFYTDSDIKIMTLTGFKIGNFLITDEGVRKISPYDKVEIKFVDKDGYTTLARKVLKNIELNKRTIMGLNDKFLNFVVINIGFENFKKIPSLSLGTDEKMEVGLPVATMGYHVNEENLSIKQGIISSFHYSEDGNKYIQIDTSIKTGNAGSPLINVETGSIIGVVGHKLTEMSQSYRELKKIMNNNINLLKKYQGKYNIEDIDPVQVLIANQNQIKYITKEIYRIADMGVGYAVPSMDIANFIKENLIIDEKRPSDNLLYGL; this comes from the coding sequence ATGTACAGAAAGATATGGCATAACTGTTCCCAATCCGTGGCGCAATTGAATTTTTATACCGATTCAGACATTAAAATTATGACTTTAACCGGTTTTAAAATAGGAAATTTTCTCATCACCGATGAGGGCGTCAGGAAAATTTCACCATATGATAAGGTGGAGATTAAATTTGTCGATAAAGATGGATATACCACTTTAGCCCGTAAGGTTCTGAAGAATATCGAGTTGAATAAACGTACCATTATGGGTTTGAATGATAAGTTTCTGAATTTTGTAGTCATCAACATTGGGTTTGAAAATTTTAAGAAAATTCCATCGCTGTCTCTGGGTACAGATGAAAAGATGGAAGTAGGGCTGCCAGTAGCAACAATGGGATATCATGTCAATGAAGAGAACCTTTCCATCAAACAGGGTATCATATCATCTTTCCATTACAGTGAGGATGGCAATAAATATATCCAGATCGATACTTCAATTAAGACCGGAAATGCGGGGAGTCCGTTAATTAATGTTGAAACGGGCAGTATCATTGGGGTGGTTGGTCATAAGCTCACTGAAATGTCTCAGTCATACAGGGAGCTAAAAAAAATTATGAACAACAATATTAATTTGCTTAAAAAGTATCAGGGAAAATATAATATTGAGGATATTGACCCTGTACAGGTACTGATTGCCAATCAGAATCAGATCAAATATATAACAAAAGAAATATACCGGATTGCAGATATGGGAGTAGGTTATGCCGTACCTTCAATGGATATTGCAAATTTCATAAAGGAGAATCTTATTATTGATGAGAAACGGCCTTCCGATAATCTGTTGTACGGTTTATAA
- a CDS encoding TolC family protein has product MKFVKLSLCIGLFIVGYHSMEAEAQKKWTLEECINYALENNINIKRQKISADQARNDRRQSKWEMAPSISVNGAHSFNFGKTINPDNYEYVNQQFQSQNMQANANLNLFSGLETQNTQQMRHYDLMAQLENIETARYNVTLNIVTYYLNVLAQAEQKKIKQEQLDVTTDQITKTREQVKVGNKAKGELLEIKAQAARERVELTRAQNALRMGYVDLAQLMNLDSIKNFSVVIPEDPVLQAGKLIQPADTIYDKSVQNFPTIQSAQYQLKSSQKYFDIMKGRLMPTLSFRTSYYTYYNELSQPSYTDQIKAINPNLNLQMVLSIPIFDKMRKHNQISNAKLLVKDTEYFVKEQKLELFKTIQKAVNEAEAAYKDYESSLESVESNQEAFKYTQEKYDVGLIDAIEYKIVKNELSRARSNAANAKYNYVFRLKILEFYRGQEMKL; this is encoded by the coding sequence ATGAAATTTGTAAAATTATCCCTCTGCATTGGTTTATTCATCGTCGGATACCATTCAATGGAAGCTGAAGCCCAGAAGAAATGGACACTTGAAGAGTGCATCAATTATGCTCTTGAAAACAACATCAATATAAAAAGACAAAAAATTTCAGCAGATCAGGCCAGAAACGACCGCAGGCAATCAAAATGGGAAATGGCCCCTTCTATATCGGTAAACGGCGCTCATAGTTTCAACTTCGGTAAAACCATCAATCCAGACAATTACGAATATGTAAACCAGCAATTCCAGTCTCAGAATATGCAGGCCAATGCAAACTTAAATCTTTTCAGTGGGCTGGAAACACAAAACACCCAACAAATGCGCCATTATGATCTAATGGCTCAGCTTGAAAATATTGAAACCGCCCGATACAACGTTACCCTCAACATTGTCACCTATTATCTCAATGTACTTGCTCAAGCAGAACAAAAAAAAATCAAGCAGGAACAACTCGATGTAACAACGGATCAGATAACCAAAACCAGGGAACAGGTTAAGGTAGGAAATAAAGCAAAAGGGGAACTTCTGGAAATTAAGGCACAGGCCGCACGGGAAAGGGTTGAACTCACCAGGGCTCAGAATGCTCTTAGAATGGGCTATGTCGATCTGGCTCAGCTTATGAATCTTGACAGCATAAAAAATTTCAGTGTAGTCATACCTGAAGATCCGGTTCTTCAAGCCGGAAAACTTATTCAACCCGCCGATACCATCTACGACAAATCCGTTCAGAATTTCCCGACTATTCAAAGTGCGCAATATCAGCTTAAAAGTTCACAAAAATATTTTGACATCATGAAAGGCCGGCTTATGCCAACTTTATCATTCCGCACTTCCTATTATACCTATTATAATGAATTGTCCCAACCTTCCTATACGGATCAGATCAAAGCCATCAACCCGAATCTGAATCTGCAGATGGTTCTCAGCATACCTATATTTGACAAAATGAGAAAACACAATCAAATCTCAAATGCCAAACTTCTGGTTAAAGATACCGAATATTTTGTTAAGGAACAGAAACTGGAACTCTTCAAAACCATTCAAAAAGCTGTCAATGAAGCTGAAGCTGCCTATAAAGACTATGAATCCAGTCTGGAAAGTGTAGAATCCAATCAGGAAGCTTTTAAGTACACTCAGGAAAAGTATGACGTTGGACTTATTGATGCCATAGAATATAAAATTGTTAAAAACGAGCTTTCCAGAGCCCGGTCAAATGCAGCGAATGCAAAGTATAACTACGTCTTCAGGTTAAAAATTCTGGAATTCTATAGGGGTCAGGAGATGAAGCTATAA